Within Aliidiomarina minuta, the genomic segment CTTTCGCCAGAGTGAATCATGTCGTAGAGTTCAGCTACTTTCTTGCCTTTATCTGCAACGATGGGGAACTGCAGATCGGTATTCTGTGTGTCGTTAACGTCGTTGATCCAGCCTAAATGCTCGTCAACGGTATCTGTTGATAAACCCAGTGGCAGTACATTGCGCTTCGCGAACTCACTAGCAAGCTGCGACGTGCGGCCCATTTCTGTTGTGCAGACAGGGGTATAATCGGCCGGGTGACTGAAGAAAAAGACCCAGTTGCCCTTGGCCCATTCGTGGAAGTTGATTTTGCCTTTGGTGGTTTCGATGTCGAAGTCAGGGGCGATGTCGCCAATACGTAAACCCATAATTATTACCTCGTTGCTGGTTTGTGATTTTCTGGAAGAAACAGACAGTCTGTGTCTTCCAACGGAGGGTCTTGCAAATATTAGCAAAACCGCTTAAGTTTTATGGTTATAATGATATTCCATTTAAGAATATAAGAAAGTAAATCAAACCGATTACAAGGTTCGCTAAATCCGATTGAGCTGCCTGGGCAGCTCTGTTAGGTGAGTGTAGATGACTTTACAGTAGCTGCGAGAGACGCAAATCGAATAAGTTAGAATCATATTATTGGCTACAAAATGGAGAGCTGGAAATGAATCAGTGGGATGAACGCTACAATAAGAATGAATACCACTATGGAACTGAGCCCAATGAGTTTTTACGAGAGCAGGTCGCGCCTTTGCTGGCCAGGTGGAGCGCAAAACAGCCCGCGCGTATTTTATGCCTGGCCGATGGAGAGGGTCGTAACAGTGTTTACCTAGCAGAGCTTGGTGCAGAGGTAACCTCGCTGGATATTTCCCAGGTAGGACTGGATAAAGCCCTGCGTTTAGCCGAATCACGCGGTGTGACCATTCAGACTCAACTGGCTGACCTGACCGAAAGCGAGCTTCCGGTGAACCATTATGATGGAGTCGTAATGATTTTCTGCCATCTACCCAGTGCTGCGCGACCTCGTTTGTATCAGCAGATTGAAAAAGCACTCAAACCCGGTGGCTGGTTATTGGCGGAGTGTTATACCGAAGCTCAGTTAGGTCGTGGTACAGGGGGCCCTCCCTCCGCAGATTTAATGCTTAGCCTGAATGAGTTGAAAAACGCATTCAGCCACTTTGCGGTCGAGCACGGCGCTGAGCTGGTGCGTTCGGTGACCGAAGGTGAAGGCCATAGTGGAGAGGGTGCTGTTTGCCAGTACCTTGGCTACAAAAGGCCGTTAATGGAAAGTGTTTAGTCGGTTTCGGACTCAGGTAATAAGTCCCCTCATCTCATGACTTCCTGTACAGTGCAGATAGCGATATTGACAGTTTGGTGACAAGCTTAATAAAACTGTCATAATTTGCTTGCATAATGCTGCTATCAGAAACATTACAGGTAATGACTATGGCCAGAAAAATTCTAATTGTGGAGGATGAAGCACCTATTCGTGAGATGCTTTCTTTTGTCATGGAACAGCATGGTTATCAACCGGTGGAGGCTGCTAACTTTGAGCATGCGTTGCAACAAATTACAGAACCCTATCCGGATATGATATTGCTTGACTGGATGTTACCTGGCGGTAGCGGCATTCAATTTGC encodes:
- a CDS encoding peroxiredoxin, with product MGLRIGDIAPDFDIETTKGKINFHEWAKGNWVFFFSHPADYTPVCTTEMGRTSQLASEFAKRNVLPLGLSTDTVDEHLGWINDVNDTQNTDLQFPIVADKGKKVAELYDMIHSGESDTAAVRSVFIIDPNHKIRLTMTYPMAVGRNFDEILRVIDALQFSDKHNVACPADWRPGEKVIIKPTVSNEEAEKLFPQGWDELRPYLRFTEIK
- a CDS encoding SAM-dependent methyltransferase; this encodes MNQWDERYNKNEYHYGTEPNEFLREQVAPLLARWSAKQPARILCLADGEGRNSVYLAELGAEVTSLDISQVGLDKALRLAESRGVTIQTQLADLTESELPVNHYDGVVMIFCHLPSAARPRLYQQIEKALKPGGWLLAECYTEAQLGRGTGGPPSADLMLSLNELKNAFSHFAVEHGAELVRSVTEGEGHSGEGAVCQYLGYKRPLMESV